From Primulina huaijiensis isolate GDHJ02 chromosome 15, ASM1229523v2, whole genome shotgun sequence, one genomic window encodes:
- the LOC140960455 gene encoding putative F-box protein At4g17200 isoform X2: protein MPRKKRPQSKQLVDADGFCEPKTEIQVGGLWNLAINPYHCCKRCAKKRQRKDFLPLEMVYEVLLRLPALVLFDVMRHVCRDWSLMIRSRNFIHDHLLNSPRGLMIQSRHMSHSAIFVEMRAGCLEISKFDRVFCCLLWTSCNGLVLTNFRDRHHLYIANPMTKQQLLLPRFFCRIVHHGRCGLAFVEASMKYKVVQPYDYSRGFEYVKCAVLTIGVDQVWRHIDIEHLSLTARRAFMSFPLVCGGFMYWVGETVLLIMNVDTEIVSQFPIPPFGKKYQKILPMGSKMSIIATANDILWDVWEMNPEILEWSKLLSFDLEPQSTKIKKFLRTKMEHIEPVGWLIDREVLVFHGAEPQRYLIAYNVKTGEAQPIKLDMNDNYHIVQAHVNSLGWLE from the exons ATGCCGCGTAAGAAGAGACCTCAATCGAAGCAGTTGGTTGACGCAGATGGTTTTTGTGAACCAAAGACAGAG ATTCAGGTTGGTGGTCTCTGGAATCTAGCCATCAACCCTTACCATTGTTGCAAGAGGTGTGCCAAGAAGAGACAAAGGAAAGACTTTCTTCCTCTAGAAATGGTTTACGAAGTTCTTTTACGTCTGCCAGCTTTAGTTTTATTTGATGTGATGAGACATGTTTGCCGAGATTGGAGCCTTATGATCCGTTCTCGAAATTTCATTCATGACCACCTTTTGAATTCACCACGTGGACTTATGATCCAGAGTCGGCATATGTCTCACAGTGCCATATTTGTAGAAATGCGAGCTGGTTGTCTCGAGATATCCAAGTTTGACCGtgtgttttgttgtttattatggACTAGCTGTAATGGTTTAGTTTTGACCAATTTCAGAGACAGACACCATCTTTACATTGCTAATCCCATGACAAAGCAGCAGCTCCTTCTTCCTCGGTTTTTCTGTAGAATAGTACACCATGGGCGTTGTGGTTTAGCATTTGTTGAAGCGTCCATGAAGTATAAAGTGGTGCAGCCCTATGATTATTCCAGAGGTTTCGAATATGTAAAATGTGCAGTGCTAACTATTGGGGTTGATCAAGTTTGGAGGCATATTGATATCGAGCACTTGTCTCTCACAGCTAGGAGAGCTTTCATGTCATTCCCATTGGTTTGTGGAGGCTTTATGTACTGGGTTGGCGAAACTGTTCTCTTGATTATGAACGTCGATACTGAAATAGTTAGCCAGTTTCCTATTCCTCCATTCGggaaaaaataccaaaaaatttTACCAATGGGCAGTAAGATGTCCATTATTGCTACTGCCAATGACATTTTGTGGGATGTTTGGGAAATGAATCCGGAAATTCTAGAATGGAGCAAGTTGCTTAGCTTTGATTTGGAACCTCAGAGCACGAAAATAAAGAAGTTCCTTCGTACAAAAATGGAACACATAGAACCCGTTGGTTGGTTAATAGATAGGGAGGTATTGGTTTTCCATGGTGCAGAGCCTCAGAGATACTTAATTGCTTATAATGTTAAGACAGGAGAAGCACAGCCAATTAAGTTGGACATGAATGATAATTACCATATAGTTCAAGCGCATGTTAACAGTCTGGGTTGGTTGGAATGA
- the LOC140960455 gene encoding putative F-box protein At4g17200 isoform X3: protein MPRKKRPQSKQLVDADGFCEPKTEVGGLWNLAINPYHCCKRCAKKRQRKDFLPLEMVYEVLLRLPALVLFDVMRHVCRDWSLMIRSRNFIHDHLLNSPRGLMIQSRHMSHSAIFVEMRAGCLEISKFDRVFCCLLWTSCNGLVLTNFRDRHHLYIANPMTKQQLLLPRFFCRIVHHGRCGLAFVEASMKYKVVQPYDYSRGFEYVKCAVLTIGVDQVWRHIDIEHLSLTARRAFMSFPLVCGGFMYWVGETVLLIMNVDTEIVSQFPIPPFGKKYQKILPMGSKMSIIATANDILWDVWEMNPEILEWSKLLSFDLEPQSTKIKKFLRTKMEHIEPVGWLIDREVLVFHGAEPQRYLIAYNVKTGEAQPIKLDMNDNYHIVQAHVNSLGWLE, encoded by the exons ATGCCGCGTAAGAAGAGACCTCAATCGAAGCAGTTGGTTGACGCAGATGGTTTTTGTGAACCAAAGACAGAG GTTGGTGGTCTCTGGAATCTAGCCATCAACCCTTACCATTGTTGCAAGAGGTGTGCCAAGAAGAGACAAAGGAAAGACTTTCTTCCTCTAGAAATGGTTTACGAAGTTCTTTTACGTCTGCCAGCTTTAGTTTTATTTGATGTGATGAGACATGTTTGCCGAGATTGGAGCCTTATGATCCGTTCTCGAAATTTCATTCATGACCACCTTTTGAATTCACCACGTGGACTTATGATCCAGAGTCGGCATATGTCTCACAGTGCCATATTTGTAGAAATGCGAGCTGGTTGTCTCGAGATATCCAAGTTTGACCGtgtgttttgttgtttattatggACTAGCTGTAATGGTTTAGTTTTGACCAATTTCAGAGACAGACACCATCTTTACATTGCTAATCCCATGACAAAGCAGCAGCTCCTTCTTCCTCGGTTTTTCTGTAGAATAGTACACCATGGGCGTTGTGGTTTAGCATTTGTTGAAGCGTCCATGAAGTATAAAGTGGTGCAGCCCTATGATTATTCCAGAGGTTTCGAATATGTAAAATGTGCAGTGCTAACTATTGGGGTTGATCAAGTTTGGAGGCATATTGATATCGAGCACTTGTCTCTCACAGCTAGGAGAGCTTTCATGTCATTCCCATTGGTTTGTGGAGGCTTTATGTACTGGGTTGGCGAAACTGTTCTCTTGATTATGAACGTCGATACTGAAATAGTTAGCCAGTTTCCTATTCCTCCATTCGggaaaaaataccaaaaaatttTACCAATGGGCAGTAAGATGTCCATTATTGCTACTGCCAATGACATTTTGTGGGATGTTTGGGAAATGAATCCGGAAATTCTAGAATGGAGCAAGTTGCTTAGCTTTGATTTGGAACCTCAGAGCACGAAAATAAAGAAGTTCCTTCGTACAAAAATGGAACACATAGAACCCGTTGGTTGGTTAATAGATAGGGAGGTATTGGTTTTCCATGGTGCAGAGCCTCAGAGATACTTAATTGCTTATAATGTTAAGACAGGAGAAGCACAGCCAATTAAGTTGGACATGAATGATAATTACCATATAGTTCAAGCGCATGTTAACAGTCTGGGTTGGTTGGAATGA
- the LOC140960455 gene encoding putative F-box protein At4g17200 isoform X1 → MPRKKRPQSKQLVDADGFCEPKTEVIHQIQVGGLWNLAINPYHCCKRCAKKRQRKDFLPLEMVYEVLLRLPALVLFDVMRHVCRDWSLMIRSRNFIHDHLLNSPRGLMIQSRHMSHSAIFVEMRAGCLEISKFDRVFCCLLWTSCNGLVLTNFRDRHHLYIANPMTKQQLLLPRFFCRIVHHGRCGLAFVEASMKYKVVQPYDYSRGFEYVKCAVLTIGVDQVWRHIDIEHLSLTARRAFMSFPLVCGGFMYWVGETVLLIMNVDTEIVSQFPIPPFGKKYQKILPMGSKMSIIATANDILWDVWEMNPEILEWSKLLSFDLEPQSTKIKKFLRTKMEHIEPVGWLIDREVLVFHGAEPQRYLIAYNVKTGEAQPIKLDMNDNYHIVQAHVNSLGWLE, encoded by the exons ATGCCGCGTAAGAAGAGACCTCAATCGAAGCAGTTGGTTGACGCAGATGGTTTTTGTGAACCAAAGACAGAGGTAATTCACCAA ATTCAGGTTGGTGGTCTCTGGAATCTAGCCATCAACCCTTACCATTGTTGCAAGAGGTGTGCCAAGAAGAGACAAAGGAAAGACTTTCTTCCTCTAGAAATGGTTTACGAAGTTCTTTTACGTCTGCCAGCTTTAGTTTTATTTGATGTGATGAGACATGTTTGCCGAGATTGGAGCCTTATGATCCGTTCTCGAAATTTCATTCATGACCACCTTTTGAATTCACCACGTGGACTTATGATCCAGAGTCGGCATATGTCTCACAGTGCCATATTTGTAGAAATGCGAGCTGGTTGTCTCGAGATATCCAAGTTTGACCGtgtgttttgttgtttattatggACTAGCTGTAATGGTTTAGTTTTGACCAATTTCAGAGACAGACACCATCTTTACATTGCTAATCCCATGACAAAGCAGCAGCTCCTTCTTCCTCGGTTTTTCTGTAGAATAGTACACCATGGGCGTTGTGGTTTAGCATTTGTTGAAGCGTCCATGAAGTATAAAGTGGTGCAGCCCTATGATTATTCCAGAGGTTTCGAATATGTAAAATGTGCAGTGCTAACTATTGGGGTTGATCAAGTTTGGAGGCATATTGATATCGAGCACTTGTCTCTCACAGCTAGGAGAGCTTTCATGTCATTCCCATTGGTTTGTGGAGGCTTTATGTACTGGGTTGGCGAAACTGTTCTCTTGATTATGAACGTCGATACTGAAATAGTTAGCCAGTTTCCTATTCCTCCATTCGggaaaaaataccaaaaaatttTACCAATGGGCAGTAAGATGTCCATTATTGCTACTGCCAATGACATTTTGTGGGATGTTTGGGAAATGAATCCGGAAATTCTAGAATGGAGCAAGTTGCTTAGCTTTGATTTGGAACCTCAGAGCACGAAAATAAAGAAGTTCCTTCGTACAAAAATGGAACACATAGAACCCGTTGGTTGGTTAATAGATAGGGAGGTATTGGTTTTCCATGGTGCAGAGCCTCAGAGATACTTAATTGCTTATAATGTTAAGACAGGAGAAGCACAGCCAATTAAGTTGGACATGAATGATAATTACCATATAGTTCAAGCGCATGTTAACAGTCTGGGTTGGTTGGAATGA